One Scomber scombrus chromosome 1, fScoSco1.1, whole genome shotgun sequence DNA segment encodes these proteins:
- the bnc1 gene encoding zinc finger protein basonuclin-1, producing MTMAEAICCTLVNCNCDSFKPGKLKRRQCENCKHGWVAHALSKLKLHHMYQSSQVEIVHSNVVFDICSLMLYGTQAIPIRLKILLDRLFSVLKQEEVIQILNALDWTLQDYIRGYVLQDVAGKVLDRWAIMTFEEEIATLQQFLRFGETKSIVELMALQDKEGQAVLVPSTRTNSDIRTFIERNTPRTAANLSASKVEKLSGNSMHHFENFINSMAFMLPFQLLGSVPAPFLGSSTGAMQQQHQQHQQPCRGSVEQQSQRRDDQGRDGLGRDNPLSISHPPESSLLGSSSVSFNADLDRSGDKPMDSLSTTTKIEAEDFSLSDNYSDGPSTPCTPSMSSDVTQMSPEGKMRCMDRNGSSGGGMSGGCGGGGSLKKGRVFCNACEKTFYDKGTLKIHYNAVHLKIKHKCTIEGCNMVFSSLRSRNRHSANPNPRLHMPMNRNNRDKDLRGNLSSDEGSQGEKRSEYGTHIPTCSVESHKSVPSYMVSHVDNGSKIHSSSFPSMGHSGILFPNLKTVQPVLPFYRSLVTPAELANTPGTLPSLPLLSSSVPIKHNTAPELCSTDPIPKKKSRKSSMPIKIEKETVEHDEHMDKGSSSEDEAPLQGRDKEEYDGIRAEGRMCAREAGHEKEERGAYNSEERESEGDKHLLDHTLDREMTEREDKDDGPQQMEAGVITCTSSPFENRLMENLRENHLLCQEPNGNGDEGEHRLTNGGALQLSDHEKEGSDGCVNDYGDSDLSQLNPDADLSHHCEICSKTFKNPYSVKMHYQNVHLKEMHMCTVDGCNAAFPSRRSRDRHSANLNLHHKLLTKDSFSPANVLYLPSSHCRDRDSVGLDYCQDQRDRDLSHRDPTSQTSVIFRGHNRMGLVFPMSKMSTAPDSSEASPLGEMEGLGGGGGRGGGEGGGNGEDGAVLDLSTTSSAPPRSGARSSWDSDGAGSEEGEGIEEDEEALPMEDSDESCDGIGVGRPGGEELALGGERSLGCVGGGQSVLQGGGGGSPITCHVCQKVYSNKGTFRAHYKTVHLRLLHKCKVPGCDTSFSSVRSRNRHSQNPNLHRNLAVSSGATMDQE from the exons GCTATCTGCTGCACTTTGGTGAACTGTAACTGTGACAGCTTCAAGCCTGGGAAGCTGAAGAGGAGGCAGTGTGAAAACTGCAAGCATGGCTGGGTAGCACACG CGCTGAGTAAACTGAAGCTGCACCACATGTACCAGAGCAGCCAGGTGGAGATCGTGCACTCCAATGTGGTGTTCGATATCTGCAGCCTGATGCTGTACGGTACACAAGCCATCCCCATCCGTCTCAAGATCCTCCTGGACCGCCTTTTCTCTGTCCTCAAGCAGGAGGAGGTCATCCAGATCCTCAACGCACTGGACTGGACGCTGCAGGACTACATACGAGGATACGTACTCCAG GATGTGGCCGGCAAAGTGCTGGATCGGTGGGCCATCATGACATTTGAGGAGGAGATTGCCACACTGCAACAATTCCTGCGTTTTGGCGAGACCAAGTCCATAGTTGAGCTGATGGCTCTGCAGGACAAGGAGGGCCAGGCGGTGTTGGTTCCAAGCACCCGCACCAACTCTGACATCCGCACTTTTATCGAGCGCAACACCCCACGCACCGCTGCCAACCTCTCTGCATCCAAAGTGGAGAAGCTTAGTGGCAACAGCATGCACCACTTTGAAAACTTCATCAACAGCATGGCCTTCATGCTGCCCTTCCAGCTGTTGGGCTCTGTTCCAGCTCCGTTTCTGGGCTCGTCGACAGGAgcaatgcagcagcagcaccagcagcaccagcagccaTGCCGGGGGTCAGTGGAGCAGCAGAGCCAGAGACGGGATGATCAAGGGCGGGATGGTCTAGGGAGGGACAACCCCCTCTCTATTTCACATCCTCCAGAAAGCAGCCTGTTAGGTTCCAGCTCTGTCTCATTCAATGCTGATTTAGACCGAAGTGGAGACAAGCCAATGGACAGCCTGTCCACCACCACAAAGATTGAGGCTGAGGACTTCTCCCTTAGCGACAACTACTCTGATGGACCCTCCACGCCATGTACACCCTCCATGAGTTCTGATGTAACACAGATGTCGCCCGAGGGCAAGATGCGTTGCATGGACAGGAACGGGAGCAGCGGTGGAGGGATGTCAGGAGGTTGTGGGGGAGGAGGATCTCTGAAGAAGGGTCGTGTGTTTTGCAATGCCTGTGAGAAGACGTTCTACGACAAAGGCACGCTGAAAATCCACTACAATGCAGTGCACCTGAAGATTAAGCACAAGTGTACCATCGAGGGCTGTAACATGGTGTTCAGCTCGCTGCGCAGTCGCAATCGCCACAGTGCCAACCCAAACCCGAGGCTGCACATGCCCATGAACCGCAACAACCGTGACAAAGACCTGCGGGGAAACTTGTCTAGCGACGAAGGCTCTCAAGGAGAGAAGAGGTCTGAATATGGTACCCACATCCCAACCTGCTCTGTAGAAAGTCATAAGTCAGTTCCCAGCTACATGGTGAGCCATGTGGACAATGGCTCTAAAATCCACAGCAGCTCCTTCCCCAGTATGGGCCACAGTGGCATCCTCTTTCCCAACTTAAAAACAGTACAGCCGGTCCTGCCTTTCTACAGAAGTCTGGTTACCCCAGCAGAGCTTGCCAACACCCCAGGAACACTAccttctctccccctcctctcctcttctgtgcCCATCAAACATAACACAGCTCCTGAGCTCTGCTCAACAGATCCCATACCAAAGAAAAAGTCTCGAAAATCAAGCATGCCAATAAAAATAGAGAAGGAAACAGTGGAGCATGATGAGCATATGGATAAGGGCAGCAGCTCTGAGGATGAAGCTCCCTTACAAGGCAGGGACAAGGAAGAGTATGACGGCATCCGAGCAGAAGGACGTATGTGCGCAAGAGAAGCTGGGCacgagaaggaggagagaggggcgTACAATAGTGAAGAGAGGGAATCAGAAGGTGATAAGCATCTGTTGGACCATACTTTAGATAGAGAGatgacagagagggaggacaaAGATGATGGGCCACAGCAAATGGAAGCAGGTGTCATCACTTGCACATCTTCCCCCTTTGAAAACAGGCTGATGGAGAACCTTCGAGAGAACCACTTACTCTGTCAGGAACCCAATGGcaatg GGGATGAGGGTGAGCACAGGCTTACCAATGGGGGTGCTCTCCAACTCTCAGACCACGAGAAAGAGGGGTCCGACGGCTGTGTGAATGACTACGGTGACTCCGATTTGTCTCAACTCAACCCTGACGCTGACCTGTCACACCACTGTGAAATCTGCAGTAAAACCTTTAAGAACCCCTATAGCGTCAAGATGCATTACCAAAATGTCCACCTGAAGGAGATGCACATGTGCACAGTGGACGGCTGCAATGCTGCCTTCCCCTCCCGAAGGAGCCGAGACAG aCACAGTGCAAATTTGAACCTGCACCACAAGCTGCTGACCAAAGACTCTTTCAGCCCAGCCAATGTCCTCTACTTACCCTCATCccactgcagagacagagactcTGTTGGCCTGGACTACTGCCAGGACCAGCGGGACAGAGATCTGTCCCATCGAGACCCAACCAGCCAGACCTCTGTCATCTTCAGAGGACACAATCGAATGGGTCTGGTCTTCCCCATGAGCAAAATGTCTACTGCACCAGACAGCTCTGAGGCATCTCCCctaggagagatggagggattaggaggaggaggaggaagaggaggaggagaaggtggtGGTAATGGGGAGGATGGAGCAGTCCTGGACCTGAGCACTACCTCCTCTGCCCCACCTCGCAGCGGTGCTCGATCTTCCTGGGACTCAGATGGAGCCGGTagtgaggaaggagaggggattgaagaggatgaggaagcgCTCCCCATGGAGGACAGTGATGAAAGCTGCGATGGGATTGGTGTGGGGAGGCCTGGGGGCGAGGAGTTGGCACTCGGGGGAGAAAGGAGCCTGGGCTGCGTTGGGGGAGGACAGAGCGTACTCCAAGGAGGTGGGGGTGGATCTCCGATAACCTGCCACGTCTGCCAAAAGGTCTACAGCAACAAGGGCACATTCAGGGCCCATTACAAGACTGTCCATCTGCGACTGCTGCACAAGTGTAAAGTCCCTGGTTGTGATACATCTTTCTCCTCTGTACGGAGCAGGAACAGGCACAGCCAGAACCCAAATCTCCACAGGAACCTAGCTGTTAGCTCAGGGGCCACTATGGACCAGGAGTAG